In a genomic window of Mycolicibacter heraklionensis:
- a CDS encoding PE family protein: MGAGSAAAAFLTFGVTPLVSAPAAQADGEFDWLLDLFNPAAWPAAEVDTAGAFDWGSLFDPSAGLASGDPFDLSALVESYIYTPMHASMVDWIESPLGIQVDSFINDTFGFGSIIIGNGAAGVAGVDGGNGGAGGWLFGDGGDGVAGGDGGAAGLFGNGGAGGAGLAGGDGGTGGAGGSWMGIGGVGGAGGVDGGNGGDGGAGAGWLFGSGGAGGAGGIGAAGAAGIDGAAGVWANGGTGAGVAGGNGVVGGNGGNGGAGGKASGLFGTGGNGGAGGVGGVGGNGGRGGDGAAGQWDAAASNGNGGDGAGGGDGANGGLGGNGGVAGAGAGFGSAGVNGLGGQGGAGGNAGIAGNGGAGLDATSEHPDGGDGGDGGDPGAIGHGGQGGLTGGSTTERAASGADGQAAGHGGNGGNGGDGFDVAAYNAAHANDLGFRALTFAGGNGGNAGNAGLVGDGGDGGNGGNGGAGGPGGNGGWSGGKGGTGGDGGNGGNGGAAGALSGNGGQGGNGGLGGDGGHGGNGTGANSNAGSGGDGGKGGIGGQGGAGQTGAAGSYLTGDGNGGNGTNGGAGGTGGDGGKGGDAGTATGTGNLGANGNGGAGGQGGIGGAAGDGGRGADGDASNINGGNGGNGGNVGIAGAGGNGGAAGVGGLGGNAGAQGAEGNTPTGGGNGGDGGNGFTSSTAGVNGGAGGAGGNGGDHGSGGNGGNGGNGFTGVAGVSATTAGGSGTSGGNGTDGGAGGAGGLGGSIAGNGGNGGLGGAGGAGGNGGDGLAGAQVTAAGANGNNGGDGGNGGNAGSGGAGGNAGGTAGGSGNAGINGTGGAGGSGGNAGTAGNGSDGAAGNASNVNGGKGGDGGDAGTAGTAGQGGAVGTGGTGGNAGADGAAGAAITGPAGNGGNGGAGYNAAGDAGAAGGTSGGNGGAGGDGGNVGNGGNGGVGGSGKSGVGGGSAAGTAGTAGSPNGGIGGSGTDGGNGGNGGAGGAGGALAINTAGNGGVGGDGGAGGNGGTGGNGFNATVAGAAGGNGGSGGQAGSGGHGGTGGAAGTTDHGTVGLNGNGGAGGNAGSAGQGGNGGRGGDGNASTPNGGRGGDGGDPGSAAGAGGHGGAAGGTVGGGGSDGGDGASGTPVQGPSGNGGDGGNGFTPTGAGASGGNGGAGGNGGSAGNGGNGGAGGDGVAGTAGAAATAAGTTGGNGNIGGNGGKGGAGGNGGTLAANTAGKGGAGGDGGAGGRGGDGATGTSNATQKDGGRGGDGGAGAAGGNGGAGGAAGTAQNGSVQGVAGVNGDGGTGGAGGNAGAGGMAGHTSSSDWTLGTGGTGGTGGLGGNGGAAGAGPSATGVDGTGGAGGNGGTGGASADGGGNPHTIPNTAGSAGKGGLGGNGGTGYIGGAGGNGGNGGNANPLASVNNNGPGAAAGAGGNGGAGGMATGNSAGATGGKGGAGGDGGTPGWLSQGGAAGGNGGAGGDGGTVGNGGDGGVGGKGGAGTNGINGSGDGVGGYNGAVGGVGGVGGNGGSGGSISGDAGNGGVGGAGGNGGVGGNGTNGHSAGFSPTNSKSGGAGGSGGAGGAGGRGGAGGTATNGAGGDGGNGGRGGAGNNGGTGGAGGSGWGLYSASAGGDGGAGGTGGASGAGGAGGASGNGPGGDGGDSGQGGNGGNGGNGGGGGGSYNSKPGGNGGGAGSGGAAGAVGTGGSGTPTGDPGSSGGNGPGGSTGTAGPHG; this comes from the coding sequence TTGGGTGCGGGCTCCGCGGCGGCGGCGTTCCTGACGTTCGGTGTGACGCCGTTGGTGTCGGCGCCGGCGGCGCAGGCTGATGGTGAGTTCGACTGGTTGCTGGATCTGTTCAATCCGGCGGCGTGGCCGGCTGCCGAGGTGGACACCGCGGGTGCGTTCGACTGGGGGTCGTTGTTCGATCCGTCGGCGGGGTTGGCCAGTGGTGATCCGTTCGATCTGAGTGCGTTGGTCGAGTCGTACATCTACACCCCCATGCACGCGAGCATGGTCGACTGGATTGAGAGCCCGTTGGGCATTCAGGTCGACAGCTTCATCAACGACACGTTCGGGTTCGGCTCGATCATCATCGGTAACGGCGCTGCGGGTGTGGCCGGTGTCGATGGCGGCAATGGTGGTGCGGGCGGGTGGCTGTTCGGTGATGGCGGTGACGGTGTCGCCGGTGGTGATGGTGGTGCGGCCGGTCTGTTCGGCAACGGCGGTGCCGGCGGTGCGGGCCTGGCCGGTGGTGACGGCGGTACCGGTGGTGCCGGCGGTTCGTGGATGGGCATTGGCGGTGTCGGCGGCGCCGGTGGTGTCGACGGCGGCAACGGCGGCGATGGTGGTGCGGGCGCGGGCTGGCTGTTCGGCTCCGGGGGTGCCGGCGGCGCCGGCGGCATCGGTGCGGCCGGTGCGGCGGGCATCGATGGCGCCGCCGGTGTCTGGGCCAACGGTGGCACCGGCGCGGGCGTGGCCGGCGGCAATGGTGTTGTCGGCGGTAATGGCGGCAATGGTGGTGCCGGCGGTAAGGCTTCGGGTCTTTTCGGTACTGGTGGCAATGGTGGTGCCGGCGGTGTCGGTGGTGTCGGCGGTAACGGTGGCCGGGGTGGTGACGGTGCTGCCGGGCAGTGGGATGCGGCTGCCAGCAACGGCAATGGTGGTGACGGTGCCGGCGGTGGCGACGGCGCCAACGGTGGTCTTGGCGGCAATGGCGGCGTCGCCGGGGCGGGCGCCGGCTTCGGTTCGGCGGGCGTCAACGGCCTCGGCGGCCAGGGCGGTGCGGGCGGTAACGCCGGGATCGCCGGTAACGGTGGCGCCGGTCTGGATGCCACCAGCGAGCACCCCGACGGCGGTGACGGTGGCGACGGCGGCGATCCGGGCGCGATCGGCCACGGCGGTCAGGGCGGCCTGACCGGCGGCTCCACCACCGAGCGCGCGGCCAGCGGTGCCGACGGCCAGGCGGCCGGACACGGCGGCAACGGCGGCAACGGCGGCGACGGCTTCGACGTGGCGGCCTACAACGCCGCCCACGCCAATGACCTGGGCTTCCGGGCACTCACCTTCGCCGGCGGCAACGGCGGCAACGCCGGCAACGCCGGGCTGGTCGGCGACGGTGGCGACGGCGGCAACGGGGGCAATGGCGGCGCGGGCGGCCCCGGCGGCAACGGTGGCTGGTCCGGCGGCAAGGGCGGTACCGGCGGCGACGGCGGCAACGGTGGCAACGGTGGTGCGGCCGGCGCCCTGAGCGGAAACGGCGGCCAGGGCGGTAACGGCGGCCTGGGCGGCGACGGCGGACACGGCGGCAACGGCACCGGCGCCAACAGCAACGCCGGCAGTGGCGGCGACGGTGGCAAGGGCGGCATCGGCGGCCAAGGCGGCGCCGGACAGACCGGTGCGGCCGGCAGCTACCTCACCGGTGATGGCAACGGCGGCAACGGCACCAACGGCGGCGCCGGCGGAACCGGCGGCGACGGCGGCAAGGGCGGGGACGCCGGCACCGCCACCGGTACCGGAAACCTGGGCGCCAACGGCAACGGCGGCGCCGGCGGCCAGGGCGGCATCGGCGGCGCGGCCGGCGACGGCGGCCGCGGCGCTGACGGCGACGCCTCAAACATCAACGGCGGCAACGGTGGCAACGGCGGCAACGTCGGGATCGCGGGTGCCGGCGGTAACGGTGGCGCGGCCGGTGTCGGCGGTCTGGGCGGCAACGCCGGCGCGCAGGGCGCCGAAGGCAACACACCGACCGGCGGGGGCAACGGCGGCGACGGCGGGAACGGCTTCACCTCCTCCACCGCCGGCGTCAACGGCGGCGCGGGCGGTGCCGGCGGCAACGGCGGCGACCACGGTAGCGGCGGCAACGGCGGCAACGGTGGCAACGGCTTCACCGGTGTGGCGGGCGTGAGCGCCACCACCGCGGGCGGCTCGGGCACCAGCGGCGGCAACGGCACCGACGGCGGCGCGGGCGGCGCCGGTGGTCTGGGCGGCTCGATCGCCGGCAACGGCGGCAACGGTGGTCTGGGCGGCGCCGGTGGCGCCGGCGGCAACGGCGGCGACGGCCTGGCCGGTGCTCAGGTCACGGCGGCCGGGGCGAACGGCAACAACGGCGGCGACGGCGGCAACGGCGGCAACGCCGGCTCCGGGGGTGCGGGCGGTAACGCCGGAGGCACAGCAGGCGGCTCGGGCAACGCGGGTATCAACGGCACCGGCGGGGCCGGCGGTTCCGGCGGCAATGCGGGCACGGCCGGCAACGGCTCGGACGGTGCAGCAGGCAACGCCTCAAACGTCAACGGCGGCAAGGGCGGTGACGGCGGTGACGCCGGTACTGCCGGAACTGCCGGCCAGGGCGGCGCGGTCGGAACCGGGGGAACCGGTGGCAACGCCGGCGCCGACGGTGCTGCCGGTGCGGCGATCACCGGCCCGGCCGGTAATGGCGGCAATGGCGGCGCGGGCTACAACGCGGCCGGCGACGCCGGTGCTGCCGGCGGTACCAGCGGTGGCAATGGTGGCGCCGGCGGTGACGGCGGCAACGTCGGCAATGGCGGCAATGGTGGTGTCGGCGGCAGCGGCAAGTCCGGCGTCGGCGGCGGCAGCGCCGCGGGCACGGCGGGCACGGCCGGCAGCCCCAACGGCGGCATCGGCGGTTCGGGCACCGACGGCGGTAACGGCGGAAACGGCGGCGCGGGCGGTGCCGGCGGTGCGCTGGCGATCAACACCGCGGGCAATGGCGGCGTCGGTGGTGATGGTGGAGCCGGTGGCAACGGCGGCACCGGTGGCAATGGGTTCAACGCCACGGTGGCCGGTGCTGCCGGCGGAAACGGCGGTAGTGGCGGGCAGGCCGGTTCCGGCGGGCACGGTGGTACCGGCGGTGCTGCCGGTACCACCGACCACGGCACCGTCGGCCTCAACGGCAACGGCGGTGCGGGCGGCAACGCCGGCAGCGCAGGCCAGGGCGGCAACGGAGGCCGTGGCGGCGACGGCAACGCGAGTACCCCGAATGGCGGTCGCGGCGGTGACGGCGGCGACCCGGGCAGTGCGGCTGGTGCCGGTGGCCACGGTGGTGCGGCCGGCGGCACGGTCGGCGGCGGTGGAAGCGATGGCGGCGACGGCGCGTCCGGTACGCCCGTGCAGGGCCCGTCCGGCAACGGCGGCGACGGCGGAAACGGCTTCACCCCGACCGGTGCCGGCGCCAGCGGCGGCAACGGCGGCGCCGGCGGTAACGGCGGCAGCGCGGGCAACGGTGGTAACGGCGGGGCCGGTGGTGACGGCGTGGCCGGTACCGCCGGTGCGGCGGCGACCGCGGCCGGGACGACCGGCGGGAACGGCAACATCGGCGGCAACGGCGGCAAGGGCGGTGCCGGCGGTAACGGCGGCACCCTCGCGGCTAACACCGCCGGTAAGGGTGGTGCCGGTGGCGACGGCGGTGCCGGTGGCCGGGGCGGCGATGGCGCTACCGGCACCAGCAACGCGACTCAAAAAGACGGCGGTCGCGGCGGTGACGGCGGCGCCGGCGCCGCGGGCGGTAACGGCGGTGCCGGCGGGGCCGCCGGTACGGCTCAGAACGGCAGTGTGCAGGGTGTTGCCGGCGTCAATGGCGACGGCGGCACCGGTGGCGCTGGGGGTAATGCCGGCGCCGGTGGAATGGCTGGCCACACCAGCTCGAGTGACTGGACCTTGGGTACCGGCGGTACCGGCGGTACCGGCGGTCTCGGCGGCAACGGTGGGGCGGCCGGCGCCGGACCGAGCGCGACCGGTGTCGACGGTACCGGCGGCGCCGGCGGCAACGGCGGCACCGGTGGCGCGTCGGCGGACGGTGGCGGCAACCCGCACACCATCCCGAACACTGCGGGGTCGGCAGGCAAGGGCGGCCTCGGTGGAAACGGTGGCACCGGCTATATCGGTGGCGCCGGTGGCAACGGCGGCAACGGCGGCAACGCCAACCCGCTCGCTTCGGTCAACAACAACGGTCCGGGCGCGGCCGCCGGGGCAGGTGGCAATGGTGGCGCCGGCGGTATGGCCACCGGCAACAGCGCCGGGGCCACTGGTGGCAAGGGCGGTGCCGGCGGCGACGGCGGCACGCCCGGCTGGCTGAGCCAGGGCGGCGCGGCCGGCGGCAACGGCGGTGCCGGTGGCGACGGTGGGACCGTCGGTAACGGCGGCGACGGTGGTGTCGGCGGCAAGGGCGGGGCCGGTACCAACGGCATCAACGGCAGTGGTGATGGCGTTGGCGGCTACAACGGAGCCGTCGGTGGCGTGGGTGGCGTCGGCGGTAACGGTGGCAGTGGCGGCTCGATTTCCGGCGACGCCGGTAACGGCGGCGTTGGCGGCGCCGGCGGAAACGGCGGCGTCGGCGGAAACGGCACCAACGGCCACAGCGCCGGATTCAGCCCCACCAACAGCAAGTCGGGTGGCGCCGGTGGCTCGGGTGGTGCCGGTGGCGCGGGCGGTCGCGGCGGCGCAGGTGGCACCGCCACCAACGGCGCCGGCGGTGATGGTGGCAACGGTGGCCGCGGCGGAGCGGGCAACAACGGCGGCACCGGTGGGGCCGGCGGCAGCGGTTGGGGCCTCTACTCCGCCTCTGCCGGCGGTGACGGTGGAGCCGGCGGTACGGGTGGCGCCAGCGGCGCGGGCGGTGCCGGCGGTGCCAGCGGCAATGGCCCCGGTGGCGACGGCGGCGACAGCGGCCAGGGCGGCAACGGCGGCAACGGCGGCAACGGCGGTGGCGGCGGCGGCAGCTACAACAGCAAGCCCGGTGGAAACGGCGGCGGGGCCGGCTCCGGTGGTGCTGCGGGCGCCGTCGGCACCGGTGGCAGCGGAACCCCGACCGGTGATCCGGGCTCATCCGGCGGGAACGGACCGGGTGGCAGTACGGGCACCGCCGGACCCCATGGCTAA